In the Leptotrichia sp. oral taxon 847 genome, one interval contains:
- a CDS encoding lysophospholipid acyltransferase family protein produces the protein MNKYKFLGIILHFFYRVLSFTTRKEYFYEKNSEMMNNPNIIVFWHRKIFTVCNATRIIKKKASIVSASKDGEILAEVLRREGNELIRGSSNKDNIKSLKEAVRYAKKNYTLGIAIDGPSGPIFEPKAGAVFIAQKTGMPIVPVSSYCNKKWIFKNMWDKLEIPKPFSRNIHYVGKEFYLSKEVKMEDAIKMVKEKIHSAGYKAFEIYEKKYNKNSKTLEFNEEKF, from the coding sequence ATGAATAAATACAAATTTTTAGGAATAATTTTACATTTTTTTTACAGAGTTTTAAGTTTTACGACAAGAAAAGAATATTTTTATGAAAAAAATTCAGAAATGATGAATAATCCTAATATAATTGTCTTTTGGCACAGAAAAATTTTTACAGTTTGTAATGCGACAAGAATAATAAAAAAGAAAGCATCAATCGTCAGTGCTTCCAAAGATGGAGAGATACTTGCAGAAGTTTTGAGAAGAGAAGGAAATGAGTTAATTCGGGGTTCATCAAACAAAGATAACATAAAAAGTTTAAAAGAAGCTGTGAGATATGCAAAAAAAAATTATACGCTGGGGATTGCAATTGATGGGCCTAGTGGACCAATTTTTGAGCCTAAAGCTGGAGCGGTTTTTATAGCGCAAAAAACGGGAATGCCAATAGTTCCAGTGAGTTCTTATTGTAATAAAAAGTGGATTTTTAAAAATATGTGGGACAAATTAGAAATTCCAAAACCATTTTCCAGAAATATTCACTATGTTGGGAAAGAATTCTATTTGTCCAAAGAAGTGAAAATGGAAGATGCAATAAAAATGGTAAAAGAAAAAATACATAGTGCTGGCTACAAGGCATTTGAAATTTATGAAAAAAAATATAATAAAAATTCAAAAACACTTGAATTTAATGAGGAAAAGTTTTAA
- the metG gene encoding methionine--tRNA ligase — MSKSFYITTPIYYPNAAPHVGTAYTTIICDVVARYKRLLGYDVTFLTGVDEHGQKIQQAAEKNGFTPQQWVDKMSQNFTTLWEKLNISNTDFIRTTQQRHINSVKKIIKIVNEKGDIYRGEYSGKYCVSEETFVPENQLVDGKYMGKEVIDVKETSYFFRLSKYEDKLLKYIEENPNFIKPESKKNEVIAFIKQGLQDLSISRTVFDWGIPLELEEGHVIYVWFDALTNYLTGAKYSEDKGRFEDIWINGEVNHVVGKDILRFHAIIWPAMLMSAGIPLPQTIAAHGWWTVEGEKMSKSLGNVVNPSQEVDKYGLDAFRYYLMREATFGHDADYSKKSIVQRINSDLANDLGNLLNRTIGMQKKYFNLEVVLNEDNKEIDNELKDLWNKTLKELDRHMNEYQFSEALKDIWKFISRLNKYIDECEPWRLSKEEDKRDRLSTVMYNLIEGLYKVAIIVSPFMPQTAQKMLDQLGLVEDVTKDKLKKFKEWGIYPIGNKLKEPKPIFPRIDLKEIEEEAGEDEFSSNLKIGNSITIDDFNKVEIKVVQIIKVSKIENADRLLKFVVDTGTEKRQIVSGIAKWYENEEELVGKKVMAVLNLKPVKLKGEISQGMLLTTSEKKQIKLVFIDEKVKLGANIK, encoded by the coding sequence ATGTCAAAATCGTTTTATATAACAACACCAATTTACTATCCAAATGCGGCACCACACGTTGGAACGGCATATACGACGATTATTTGTGATGTTGTCGCAAGGTATAAAAGGCTGTTAGGGTATGATGTAACTTTTTTAACTGGAGTTGATGAACATGGGCAAAAAATCCAGCAGGCTGCTGAAAAAAATGGATTTACTCCGCAGCAGTGGGTTGATAAAATGTCACAAAATTTTACGACACTTTGGGAAAAACTAAATATTTCAAATACTGATTTTATAAGAACTACACAGCAAAGACATATAAATAGCGTAAAAAAAATAATAAAAATTGTAAATGAAAAAGGAGATATCTACCGTGGGGAATACAGCGGGAAATACTGCGTTTCAGAAGAAACTTTCGTTCCTGAAAATCAATTAGTTGATGGGAAATATATGGGAAAAGAAGTTATCGACGTAAAAGAAACTTCATATTTTTTCAGATTATCAAAATATGAGGATAAATTGTTGAAATACATTGAGGAAAATCCTAATTTTATCAAGCCTGAAAGCAAAAAAAATGAAGTGATTGCATTTATAAAACAAGGGTTGCAAGATTTATCAATTTCAAGAACGGTATTTGACTGGGGAATTCCGCTAGAATTGGAAGAAGGACATGTTATTTATGTCTGGTTTGACGCTTTGACTAATTATTTGACTGGAGCCAAGTATTCAGAAGACAAAGGAAGATTTGAAGATATTTGGATAAATGGGGAAGTAAATCATGTAGTGGGAAAAGACATTTTGAGATTTCACGCTATAATTTGGCCTGCCATGCTTATGTCTGCAGGTATTCCGTTGCCTCAGACAATAGCTGCACACGGATGGTGGACGGTTGAAGGGGAAAAGATGTCAAAATCACTTGGAAATGTCGTAAATCCGTCACAGGAAGTGGATAAATATGGACTAGATGCTTTTAGATACTATTTGATGAGGGAGGCAACTTTTGGACACGATGCGGATTATTCTAAAAAATCAATTGTTCAAAGAATAAATTCGGATTTAGCAAATGATCTTGGAAATTTGCTTAATAGAACGATCGGAATGCAGAAAAAATATTTTAATTTGGAAGTTGTGCTAAATGAAGATAATAAAGAAATTGACAATGAATTAAAAGATTTGTGGAACAAGACGTTAAAAGAATTAGATAGACATATGAACGAATATCAATTTTCAGAAGCGCTAAAAGATATTTGGAAATTTATTTCAAGACTTAACAAATATATTGATGAATGTGAGCCTTGGAGATTGTCAAAAGAAGAAGACAAGAGGGATAGGCTTTCAACAGTGATGTACAACTTAATAGAAGGACTTTACAAAGTTGCGATAATTGTTTCGCCATTTATGCCGCAGACGGCTCAAAAAATGTTAGATCAATTGGGATTAGTTGAAGATGTAACCAAGGATAAATTGAAAAAGTTTAAAGAATGGGGAATTTATCCGATTGGAAATAAATTAAAGGAACCTAAACCTATTTTTCCAAGAATTGATTTGAAAGAAATTGAAGAAGAAGCTGGAGAAGACGAATTTAGCTCAAATTTAAAAATAGGAAATTCAATTACAATTGATGATTTTAACAAAGTTGAAATAAAAGTTGTACAAATTATAAAAGTTTCAAAAATTGAAAATGCGGATAGACTACTAAAATTTGTTGTTGATACAGGAACTGAAAAAAGACAGATTGTGTCAGGAATTGCAAAATGGTATGAGAATGAAGAAGAATTGGTTGGAAAAAAAGTTATGGCCGTGTTAAATTTAAAGCCAGTAAAATTAAAAGGAGAAATTTCACAGGGAATGCTTTTGACAACTTCAGAGAAAAAACAGATAAAACTTGTATTTATTGATGAAAAAGTAAAACTTGGAGCGAATATTAAATAA
- a CDS encoding SEL1-like repeat protein produces the protein MKKWLYLFFVPFIFVACSNDRGYDYLENSLLGIFSKQESDDYITKQLEKAIKLKNKEAFALALIYLEGNSEEIFDKYLKKSNGYAEYFKALLLKKQNGSENEILELLESAAKQGFNKAYYVMGDIYENKLEFTKAQEYFKKGKDSGDFLSLRSYEAGKNMMNYYKKIETLNKKMSEGNISTDEKKELGTLLVERTQYAGKAYDILKDFLVENYPPALYAKAKVLEGDGKTDEAIKIYQDTLFKNKYYLSAYEIAKKLADENKSYDTALLPLEDVKSDEILINSYMGFLYENLGNFKEAEKYYLKAVAKNDIDTMYYLGKMYETQNELKKAKNMYTKAYSLGSSEAGERLAFLYENEEQSKNTAQSEILKNKEAKKILERLSKNDIDSATVALSSYYPKNSNKVRILNLKAAVDQYPEAYYNLGVYYFNKKKNKKSKFYFIAAKSTGFDIGDFYEAFLKN, from the coding sequence ATGAAAAAATGGTTATATTTATTTTTTGTTCCATTTATATTTGTGGCGTGTTCCAATGACAGGGGATATGATTATTTGGAAAATTCCCTACTTGGTATTTTCTCAAAGCAAGAAAGTGATGACTATATAACAAAACAGCTGGAAAAAGCGATAAAATTGAAAAATAAAGAGGCTTTTGCGCTAGCACTTATATATTTGGAAGGAAATAGTGAAGAAATTTTTGATAAGTATTTAAAAAAAAGTAACGGATATGCTGAATATTTTAAAGCACTTTTATTAAAAAAACAAAATGGTAGTGAAAATGAAATTTTAGAACTTTTAGAGAGTGCTGCAAAACAAGGATTTAACAAAGCTTATTATGTAATGGGAGATATTTATGAAAATAAATTAGAATTTACAAAAGCTCAAGAGTATTTTAAAAAAGGTAAAGATAGTGGAGATTTTTTGTCTTTGCGTTCATATGAAGCTGGGAAAAATATGATGAATTATTACAAAAAGATAGAAACTTTAAATAAAAAAATGAGTGAAGGAAATATCTCAACTGATGAAAAAAAAGAGTTGGGAACATTGCTTGTGGAAAGAACACAGTATGCTGGAAAAGCTTATGATATTTTAAAGGATTTTTTGGTTGAAAATTATCCGCCTGCGCTTTATGCAAAAGCAAAAGTATTGGAAGGTGACGGAAAAACCGATGAAGCGATTAAAATATATCAAGATACATTATTTAAAAACAAATATTATTTGTCAGCTTATGAAATAGCAAAAAAATTGGCAGATGAAAACAAAAGCTATGACACTGCACTTCTACCTTTAGAAGATGTGAAAAGTGATGAAATCCTAATTAATAGTTATATGGGATTTTTATATGAAAACCTAGGTAATTTTAAAGAAGCTGAAAAATATTATTTAAAAGCAGTGGCTAAAAATGATATAGATACAATGTATTATTTGGGAAAAATGTATGAAACTCAAAATGAATTGAAAAAAGCTAAAAATATGTATACTAAAGCTTATTCTCTTGGTTCATCTGAAGCGGGAGAAAGACTAGCTTTTCTTTATGAGAATGAAGAGCAAAGTAAAAATACAGCTCAATCGGAAATTTTGAAAAATAAGGAAGCTAAAAAAATATTGGAAAGATTATCTAAAAATGATATAGACAGTGCAACAGTAGCTTTGAGTTCATATTATCCAAAAAACAGTAACAAAGTTAGAATATTAAATTTAAAAGCAGCTGTGGATCAATATCCTGAAGCATACTATAATTTGGGAGTTTATTATTTTAATAAGAAAAAAAATAAAAAATCTAAATTTTATTTTATAGCTGCTAAAAGTACAGGATTTGACATTGGAGACTTTTATGAAGCATTTTTAAAAAATTAA
- a CDS encoding TlpA family protein disulfide reductase — protein sequence MKKFILMLSLFLVFVLSCGKGKEFVVKPLNGAQDLAGAALPEFELKDLDGKKVKSTKIFKNGKKTLFIVAAEWCPHCREEIPEVQRFYEKNKDKVNVVVVFTNARSSLGKTQAYMKENGYTIPAYYDENGEILRGFDVQGFPFNLKINGDKVEEELELPVDEDSLTKTFMN from the coding sequence ATGAAAAAATTTATTTTAATGTTATCATTATTTTTAGTATTTGTATTGTCTTGTGGGAAAGGTAAGGAATTTGTTGTGAAACCATTAAATGGAGCGCAAGATTTAGCAGGAGCTGCACTTCCAGAATTTGAGCTAAAAGATTTAGATGGGAAAAAAGTAAAAAGTACGAAAATTTTCAAAAATGGAAAAAAGACTTTGTTTATAGTCGCAGCTGAATGGTGTCCACATTGTCGTGAAGAAATCCCTGAAGTACAAAGATTTTATGAAAAGAATAAAGATAAAGTAAATGTAGTTGTGGTATTTACAAATGCCAGATCAAGTTTGGGAAAAACTCAAGCATATATGAAAGAAAACGGATATACGATACCCGCATATTATGATGAAAATGGAGAAATCCTAAGAGGATTTGACGTACAAGGATTCCCATTTAATTTAAAAATTAATGGTGATAAAGTCGAAGAAGAATTGGAGTTGCCAGTGGATGAAGATTCACTTACAAAAACTTTTATGAATTAA
- the rpsO gene encoding 30S ribosomal protein S15: MALTSKKEIIEKFGKNAQDTGSAEVQIALLTDRISHLTGHLKVHPKDVHSRVGLLKLIGKRRRLLNYVKNRNVDDYRNLIEKLGIRK, encoded by the coding sequence ATGGCATTAACATCGAAAAAAGAAATTATTGAAAAATTTGGAAAAAACGCTCAAGATACAGGTTCTGCTGAAGTTCAAATAGCTTTGTTGACAGATAGAATCAGTCACTTGACAGGACACTTAAAAGTACATCCTAAAGATGTTCATTCAAGAGTGGGATTATTAAAATTAATCGGAAAAAGAAGAAGATTATTAAACTATGTTAAAAATAGAAATGTAGACGATTACAGAAATTTAATCGAAAAATTAGGAATCAGAAAATAG
- a CDS encoding lysophospholipid acyltransferase family protein yields the protein MLKFFLTVFKNILSIFPLKWRYKFFEKIGLLAYFLVKKRRELTLENIKNAFPQKNEKEVKRIAKESYKTMGKMIMTSIFLEEITKGENTVVENEELMKKAIEIAKDKAVLIVSLHLGGFEAGSKMENLRKFYAVFRKQKNEKINDLMSEWRKKGGLNSIPLHESRLLSKAINEKSIIALASDHYGKDVEVEFFGRKTTAVAGPVLLSIKHKVPLVLAYAVFDKNNKIIVKNKKIIEIEKQSKLKETMKFNMQKIYNEFEEIIREYPEQYMWQHKRWRKKK from the coding sequence ATGTTAAAATTTTTTCTTACAGTATTTAAAAATATTTTGTCAATTTTTCCGCTGAAATGGCGATACAAATTTTTTGAAAAAATAGGACTATTAGCATATTTTTTAGTAAAAAAAAGACGAGAATTAACACTAGAAAATATAAAAAACGCTTTTCCCCAAAAAAATGAAAAAGAAGTCAAAAGAATAGCCAAAGAATCATACAAAACTATGGGAAAAATGATAATGACTTCAATTTTTTTGGAAGAAATTACAAAAGGTGAAAATACTGTAGTTGAAAACGAAGAATTGATGAAAAAAGCGATAGAAATAGCAAAAGACAAGGCAGTTTTAATTGTTTCGCTCCATTTAGGCGGATTTGAGGCGGGAAGTAAAATGGAAAATTTGAGAAAATTTTATGCCGTTTTCAGAAAACAAAAAAATGAAAAAATTAATGATTTAATGTCCGAGTGGCGAAAAAAAGGCGGATTAAATTCCATCCCGTTGCACGAAAGTCGGCTTTTAAGTAAGGCTATAAATGAAAAATCCATAATTGCATTAGCTTCAGATCACTACGGGAAAGATGTGGAAGTTGAGTTTTTTGGTAGAAAAACAACAGCGGTTGCTGGACCTGTACTTTTGTCGATTAAGCATAAAGTACCGTTGGTATTAGCTTATGCGGTATTTGATAAAAATAATAAAATAATTGTAAAAAATAAAAAGATTATTGAGATAGAAAAGCAGAGCAAGTTAAAAGAAACTATGAAATTTAATATGCAAAAAATTTACAATGAATTTGAAGAAATAATTAGAGAGTATCCAGAGCAATATATGTGGCAGCATAAAAGATGGAGAAAAAAAAAGTAA
- a CDS encoding potassium channel family protein, giving the protein MKNKIHKIKSDINKNKKFKINYQIFFIFLAIYSFATTLLDLHGDIHISKNPLLEFIDFSIYLIFAVDYIIRFIFAKHKADFIENNIPDLISIIPYYSIFRLFRIFKIRKFAKIFRHLKLSRFYLFVKKTYKKVKKFLKLNGLIYLLIMAGLGIIISALVISYVEKMNYGDSLWWAFVTATTVGYGDISPKTYIGRFVAIFLMLIGIGTFGMITGTIATYFLNKQNDIAPNDDLDRYILNSENFSDSEKKEIITFIHFIKSKREK; this is encoded by the coding sequence TTGAAGAATAAAATACATAAAATCAAAAGTGATATTAATAAAAATAAAAAATTTAAGATAAATTATCAAATATTTTTTATTTTTCTTGCAATTTACAGTTTTGCCACAACACTCCTTGATTTACACGGCGATATTCATATTTCAAAAAATCCTCTTTTGGAATTTATTGATTTTTCAATTTATTTGATTTTCGCCGTTGATTATATCATAAGATTTATATTTGCTAAGCACAAAGCTGATTTTATTGAAAACAATATTCCCGATTTAATTTCAATAATTCCATATTATTCAATTTTTAGATTGTTTAGAATTTTTAAAATTAGAAAATTTGCAAAAATTTTTAGACATTTAAAATTATCTCGATTTTATCTTTTTGTAAAAAAGACATATAAAAAAGTAAAAAAATTTTTAAAATTAAATGGGTTAATTTATCTATTAATTATGGCGGGACTTGGAATTATAATCTCAGCTCTTGTCATTTCCTATGTGGAAAAAATGAATTATGGCGACAGCCTTTGGTGGGCATTCGTCACAGCAACTACAGTTGGCTATGGGGATATTTCTCCTAAGACTTATATTGGAAGATTTGTTGCCATCTTTCTAATGCTCATTGGAATTGGTACCTTTGGAATGATTACTGGAACAATTGCAACCTATTTTTTGAATAAACAAAACGATATTGCACCAAACGATGATTTGGACAGATATATTTTAAATTCCGAAAATTTTAGCGACTCTGAAAAAAAAGAAATAATTACTTTTATACACTTTATAAAATCAAAGCGGGAAAAATAA
- a CDS encoding FAD-dependent oxidoreductase yields MKIAVIGGGAAGMMFSTQYKKANPNDEIFLFEKSSYVAWAGCPTPYFIADELKQSDVLHGTPEDFIKRGINVKIHHEVKSVDFENKTLEIKGNEINGTFSYDKLIIAVGGKSFVPNIEGYFPNLENVFTLSHAESAFKIKEYLTQNKNKLKNAIVIGAGFAGIEMAESFKKNGLNVTVVEKAKEIFPTISEDLKTKIYKKFEEKDINLKLNSGVVAINSENNIAKSVKLDTSENIDFDIALFSIGVTPNIDFLPKTLKTDSGKIVVNDKFETNIDDVYAIGDCVFNKYYKTDRNLFEPLGDVANKHGMMLAKHLSGKNISWKGLIRSFATSFYDIKLAQTGLSLKEATELGYNADVVKMKAMYKNSGFADSFPASAEIVYDKDKKVVLGGAMVGFEAVAQFIDQIAIVITFEIPIEKFIEIDFAYSPTNASVWNPLLVVYRKVIK; encoded by the coding sequence ATGAAAATAGCTGTAATTGGTGGAGGAGCTGCCGGAATGATGTTTTCCACTCAATATAAAAAAGCAAATCCAAACGATGAAATCTTCTTATTTGAAAAATCAAGCTATGTAGCCTGGGCAGGGTGTCCAACTCCTTACTTTATCGCTGACGAATTAAAACAAAGTGATGTCTTGCACGGTACACCTGAAGATTTTATAAAAAGAGGAATTAATGTAAAAATTCATCACGAAGTTAAAAGCGTTGATTTTGAAAATAAAACACTTGAAATAAAGGGAAATGAAATTAATGGAACTTTTTCTTATGACAAACTTATAATCGCTGTCGGTGGAAAATCATTTGTTCCAAATATTGAAGGATATTTTCCAAATTTAGAAAATGTCTTTACGTTATCTCACGCTGAAAGCGCTTTTAAAATCAAAGAATACCTTACTCAAAATAAAAATAAATTAAAAAATGCAATTGTGATTGGCGCTGGATTTGCTGGAATTGAAATGGCAGAATCTTTCAAAAAAAATGGACTTAATGTTACTGTGGTTGAAAAAGCAAAGGAAATTTTTCCGACAATTTCAGAAGATTTAAAGACAAAAATTTACAAAAAATTTGAAGAAAAAGATATAAATCTAAAATTAAATTCTGGTGTCGTTGCCATAAACTCTGAAAATAATATTGCAAAATCAGTAAAATTGGATACATCTGAAAATATTGACTTTGATATCGCATTATTTAGTATAGGAGTTACTCCAAACATAGATTTTTTACCTAAAACATTAAAAACTGACAGTGGAAAAATCGTCGTAAATGACAAATTTGAAACAAATATAGACGATGTCTACGCAATTGGAGATTGTGTATTTAATAAGTATTACAAAACTGACAGAAATTTATTTGAGCCACTTGGAGATGTTGCAAATAAACACGGAATGATGTTGGCTAAACATTTATCTGGAAAAAATATAAGCTGGAAAGGATTAATCCGCTCATTTGCCACTTCATTTTATGATATAAAATTGGCACAAACTGGGTTGTCGTTAAAAGAAGCAACTGAGCTTGGATACAATGCTGACGTCGTAAAAATGAAAGCGATGTATAAAAACTCTGGATTCGCAGATTCGTTTCCTGCAAGTGCAGAAATTGTTTATGATAAAGATAAAAAAGTTGTCTTGGGTGGTGCAATGGTTGGTTTTGAAGCTGTCGCACAATTTATCGACCAAATTGCAATTGTTATCACTTTTGAAATACCAATTGAAAAATTTATCGAAATTGATTTTGCTTACTCTCCAACAAATGCGAGTGTTTGGAATCCTCTTCTTGTAGTTTATAGAAAAGTTATTAAATAA
- the udk gene encoding uridine kinase encodes MDYKTIIVGIAGGTGSGKTSVTHAIIKNLEKKGIHSILLEQDSYYKRNDHLTYEQRVTLNYDHPDAIDFDLLETHILALKNNKSIEKPIYDFQVHNRVNRTEHIEPANLIIVEGILVLAIEKIRNLFDAKIFVDTDDDERLLRRIERDLNERARSFESIKNQYIKTVKPMHLEFVEPSKRYADVIIPRGKDNKVGINMVASRLRYLFNKLKNK; translated from the coding sequence ATGGATTATAAAACGATTATTGTCGGAATTGCAGGAGGAACAGGTTCAGGAAAAACTAGTGTAACTCATGCAATTATTAAAAATTTGGAAAAAAAAGGAATTCACTCAATACTTCTTGAACAAGATTCCTATTACAAAAGAAATGATCATTTGACCTACGAACAAAGGGTTACATTAAATTATGACCATCCGGACGCGATAGATTTTGATTTGCTTGAAACTCACATTCTCGCATTAAAAAACAATAAATCTATCGAAAAACCTATTTATGATTTTCAAGTTCACAACAGAGTAAACAGAACTGAACATATAGAGCCAGCAAATTTGATTATTGTGGAAGGGATTTTAGTTTTAGCAATTGAAAAAATACGTAATTTATTTGATGCAAAAATATTTGTAGATACAGATGATGACGAAAGACTTTTGCGAAGAATAGAAAGAGATCTAAATGAAAGAGCTAGAAGTTTTGAAAGTATAAAAAATCAATATATTAAAACTGTAAAACCTATGCACTTAGAATTTGTAGAACCATCTAAAAGATACGCCGATGTAATAATTCCACGTGGAAAAGACAATAAAGTCGGTATAAATATGGTAGCGAGCCGACTTCGATACTTATTTAACAAATTAAAAAACAAATAG
- the malQ gene encoding 4-alpha-glucanotransferase: MFKRSSGILLHPTSLPGKYGIGTLGKETFNFIDFLKKSNQKLWQIFPLGPTGYGDSPYQCFSSFAGNPYLIDFDLLIEKNLLSESDLEGVNFGENEEFVDYGAIYHNKYPLLRKAYENYKTNSNDELKRKFEDFKSKNTQWLDDYSLYISLKNHFGGLAWNEWEEDIKNREPKAIKKYKNELSDDIEYHNFIQFLFFSQWEAVKKYANENGIKIIGDIPIFVAADSADTWANTDIFLFDKDKKPVKVAGVPPDYFSATGQLWGNPLYDWKKLKETNYRWWVDRVKANLTTCDIIRIDHFRGFDEYWAVPYGDKTAENGTWCPGPRIDLFNAIKNELGTLPIIAEDLGTMTQGVIDLRNATGFPGMKILGFAFDSSEENDYLPHTYDKNCVVYTGTHDNDTIVGWFEKAKEEDRQFARDYLNSTNDNNIHWDAIRGAWSSVANIAIAPIQDFLGLDSYARINTPGLASGNWQWRLKPNQLTDELAGKIAKLTKIYSR, encoded by the coding sequence ATGTTTAAAAGAAGTTCTGGTATTTTATTACATCCTACTTCACTTCCAGGAAAATACGGAATCGGAACACTTGGAAAAGAAACTTTTAATTTTATAGATTTTTTAAAAAAATCTAATCAGAAACTTTGGCAAATTTTCCCACTTGGACCTACAGGTTATGGAGATTCGCCTTATCAGTGTTTTTCTTCATTTGCAGGAAATCCTTATTTAATTGATTTTGATTTACTAATCGAAAAAAATTTACTCTCAGAAAGTGATCTTGAAGGTGTAAATTTTGGTGAAAATGAAGAATTTGTTGATTACGGTGCAATTTATCACAACAAATATCCGCTACTACGAAAAGCTTATGAAAATTACAAAACTAATTCAAATGATGAATTAAAAAGAAAATTTGAAGATTTTAAATCTAAAAATACACAGTGGCTTGATGACTACAGCCTTTACATTTCACTAAAAAACCATTTTGGAGGACTTGCGTGGAATGAATGGGAAGAAGATATTAAAAATAGAGAGCCAAAAGCTATTAAAAAATATAAAAATGAACTTTCTGACGACATTGAATATCACAATTTCATTCAGTTTCTATTCTTCTCACAATGGGAAGCTGTAAAAAAATATGCAAATGAAAACGGGATTAAAATCATTGGAGATATTCCAATATTTGTTGCTGCTGACAGTGCCGACACTTGGGCAAATACTGATATTTTCTTATTTGACAAAGATAAAAAGCCAGTTAAAGTGGCAGGAGTTCCGCCTGACTATTTCAGTGCAACAGGACAACTTTGGGGAAATCCTTTGTACGACTGGAAAAAATTAAAAGAAACTAACTACAGATGGTGGGTTGACAGAGTAAAAGCTAATCTTACAACTTGCGATATAATAAGAATTGATCACTTTAGAGGATTTGATGAATACTGGGCTGTTCCTTATGGAGATAAAACTGCCGAAAATGGTACTTGGTGTCCAGGTCCTAGAATAGACTTATTTAACGCAATTAAAAATGAACTTGGAACTTTACCTATAATTGCTGAAGATTTAGGGACAATGACACAAGGAGTTATTGATTTAAGAAATGCAACAGGCTTTCCAGGAATGAAAATTTTAGGATTTGCCTTTGATTCAAGTGAAGAAAACGACTATTTGCCACATACATACGATAAAAACTGCGTAGTTTATACAGGAACTCACGACAACGACACAATTGTTGGATGGTTTGAAAAAGCAAAAGAAGAAGACAGACAATTTGCAAGAGATTATCTAAATTCAACAAATGACAACAATATCCATTGGGATGCTATAAGAGGAGCTTGGAGTTCAGTCGCAAACATTGCAATTGCTCCTATTCAAGACTTTTTAGGGCTTGACAGCTATGCTCGTATAAATACACCAGGACTTGCATCTGGAAACTGGCAATGGCGATTAAAACCAAATCAATTAACAGATGAATTAGCTGGAAAAATTGCAAAATTGACAAAAATTTATTCAAGATAA
- a CDS encoding endonuclease/exonuclease/phosphatase family protein, giving the protein MKLLTINTHGWLEENQDEKMETLAKVIAKKQYDVIAMQEVNQLMNSPIIYDDIRSDNYGWKLLEKLEKYTDTDYYYHWSNSHIGFGKYDEGVAIITKHPIKDEDEFYCTFSQSVRVINARRIVSITLDYEGQKIEFYSCHMNLPNCETEDMGENIRTILKRTKNDNLKFLMGDFNTDAIHNQEAYQNIINQGLFDTYKLAEKKDSGITVNKEIDGWATSGSKKRLDYIFSNKKIKVLESKVIFNGENEEVVSDHFGLEVEIEL; this is encoded by the coding sequence ATGAAATTATTAACAATCAATACACATGGGTGGTTGGAAGAAAATCAAGATGAAAAAATGGAAACACTGGCAAAAGTGATTGCTAAGAAGCAATACGATGTGATTGCAATGCAAGAAGTAAATCAGCTTATGAACAGTCCGATTATTTACGATGACATTCGGAGTGATAATTATGGATGGAAATTGCTGGAAAAGCTGGAAAAGTACACGGATACTGATTATTATTATCATTGGAGCAATTCTCACATCGGTTTTGGAAAATATGACGAAGGAGTGGCAATTATTACAAAGCATCCAATAAAAGATGAGGATGAATTTTATTGCACCTTTTCACAATCTGTCAGAGTTATTAACGCAAGAAGAATTGTGAGTATAACTTTAGATTACGAAGGACAAAAAATAGAGTTTTACAGTTGTCATATGAATTTGCCAAATTGTGAAACAGAAGATATGGGAGAAAATATTCGGACAATTTTGAAAAGAACGAAAAATGATAATTTAAAATTTTTGATGGGAGATTTTAACACAGATGCAATACATAATCAAGAAGCTTATCAAAATATAATAAATCAAGGATTATTTGACACTTATAAGTTAGCCGAAAAAAAAGATAGCGGAATAACAGTCAATAAAGAAATTGATGGTTGGGCAACTAGCGGTTCTAAAAAAAGATTAGATTATATTTTTTCAAATAAGAAAATAAAAGTTTTGGAAAGTAAAGTTATTTTTAATGGGGAAAATGAAGAAGTAGTATCAGATCACTTTGGATTGGAAGTAGAAATTGAGTTATAA